Proteins encoded within one genomic window of Jiangella mangrovi:
- a CDS encoding heme oxygenase (biliverdin-producing): MPTTRTPAEAEPRTFSQALRERSWPLHDVANGAGFINALMEGRISREGYTALVTQHLFVYEALESVAAGMRDDPVAGPFVTDELERVPSLRADLAHLLGGADAIDDLEALPATRRYADRIRETAQWPGGFVAHHYTRYLGDLSGGLAVGTLVSRTYGLDLGGDGVRFYHFDRIPKPRPFKDAYRARLDAAPWNPDERERVIDEVILAYGLNTEIFVELGAAHPAAG, translated from the coding sequence GTGCCGACCACCCGTACGCCGGCCGAGGCCGAGCCCCGAACGTTCTCCCAGGCCCTGCGCGAGCGCAGCTGGCCTCTGCACGACGTCGCCAACGGCGCGGGCTTCATCAACGCGCTGATGGAGGGCCGGATCAGCCGCGAGGGCTACACCGCGCTCGTCACGCAGCACCTGTTCGTCTACGAGGCGCTGGAGTCCGTCGCGGCGGGCATGCGCGACGACCCCGTCGCCGGCCCGTTCGTCACCGACGAGCTCGAGCGGGTCCCGTCGCTGCGGGCCGACCTCGCCCACCTACTGGGCGGCGCCGACGCCATCGACGACCTCGAGGCGCTGCCCGCGACCCGCCGCTACGCCGACCGCATCCGCGAGACCGCGCAGTGGCCGGGCGGCTTCGTCGCCCACCACTACACCCGCTATCTGGGCGATCTCTCCGGCGGCCTCGCGGTCGGCACGCTCGTGTCGCGCACGTACGGCCTCGATCTCGGCGGCGACGGCGTGCGGTTCTACCACTTCGACCGGATCCCGAAGCCGCGCCCGTTCAAGGACGCCTACCGCGCCCGCCTCGACGCCGCGCCGTGGAACCCGGACGAGCGCGAGCGCGTCATCGACGAGGTGATCCTCGCCTACGGCCTCAACACCGAGATCTTCGTCGAGCTCGGCGCCGCGCACCCCGCGGCCGGCTGA
- a CDS encoding HtaA domain-containing protein, which produces MRTTTFRRTVATVLAAALGTGTLVAGAAPAALAAAAAEVAAAARDAVDGTLDWGVKASFRNYITGPIAHGTIDVGDPATRNSDGTFRFADATGTADPDAGTADLAFAGEVRFAGHDMGAGPLLQLTLTDPRVQVTSATDGVLVADVVSKSLDSGELVTYDDVELADLDLTGHPLTFDGDTVSAAGVPATLTADGVPAFANFYTAGTALDPLSFTATLEAADPEPVWEPAIEVFAADGVTPVAEAELTYGDTVVVKGSGFDPAGNVAPAGNRPPIPAGVPAGTYIVFGTFADQWRPSQGAPSSARVVGTQKWALAQAALDQVPAQYQSAIRAQWADVAPDGTFTAELTLAKPVDRTTGEPIEWPATGELGVYTYAAGGTTNADQELAAPLTVTEPDPDPEPVDVTDATFEWGINLVSQYGSPAGGCSFFVAGIADGTEASYKTQDGAVHLLKRLDDGRATAVTAENRCYPLVDDKINQRALFTEGAGELDATGAGSIAWTGAFTIYSYGGMVPWYVKDPVLTLDGEGNGAIAAEVGGFASSMEDPTVKEPLDPEPGVTILELSGVTIDDGVVSGTPVYQGVDYFPLNDPTDPESGRRETSAIPDDAKAANPNWGSWPTPIVDFQYRTGLSSYWHTSGLSADPNKPPLPVLIELDGGVPEFVDVAPISIVQQPQWALVVTGEDATFSVTAESEAALTYQWQRRAPGTADWVDIEGATGTTLTLPGMTAADTGTYVRVVVGNGTIAATSDAAGVQAQDAQAPNLWSSPEDVTTFAGYKAQFNADIAGWPRPTYQWQTSDDGGDTWTDDGEAGQSPSLELTGVTAGQDGLLVRVVGSNGRGPDVVTEPAELTVLPAPAEPTLRFPSGTELDPADEFLVVQALGGGYPVPTGDTIMAVVEADVWAARDDTFDAETEAVAWSNLQSVNFTDGFVDAGLYVGPGLIDPAKDYVFVTYSTTPGDHTHDAEVAIPFAEGEPTWEPSIEVFAADGVTPAAEAELAYGDTVVVKGSGFDPAGNVAPEGNRPPIPAGVPAGTYVVLGTFADQWRPSEGAPSSARVTSTQKWALAEAALDQVPAQFQGAIRAQWVEVAADGTFTAELTLAKPADRTTGEPVEWPADGTLGVYTYAAGGTTNADQELSVPLTVTEDEEPAGPSLTLSASAGLDNAGTNVVDATGAGFDPQTAIEVVQAVRVEGADPTTWPKAIGAARVMTTPAGEFLVPASLNQVTSRFVPTGSGDVYDCKVVECVVLAYDFGDQADRTQDVWVPIAFDDAERPAPSATLDTTEFPAEGGATTVTGGGFIAGDHLLVVQTSALGTAADPRELPRNPAGTSQLVPGEGDGAFALRLTDVTPTFTTADGVTVDCREVECAVAVFPSRRADLGQSVFVPITFAEDEPPAGDSYLDWGVKASFRSYITGPIAHGSIEVREPATQNDDGTYRFNDGTGTGSASEAALSFGGEVYFSGHDMGAGPLLELTITDPRVTVSSATAGVLVADVVSKSLSSGELVTYDDVEFAELDFAEHPVTVTDGVASATGVPAALTAAGAEAFAGFYAAGTELDAVTFTVALEDEPPAPTPTVTVSEVADLDPYADQITVAGSGFTAADLAGGLRVGIGEPTGDGSVPALDPVETVTFEPAGLLGFARAALLGEFEVTLTTQAVAPGTTLAVHTSPVDPEADPAFTTQTPIRFADVRTPQLTVTPSEELAVGTEVIIEGTGFAPNRRISLAFTGGVEQDPEYGWPTGWLQHEVVQAGADGTLSRTLVVAGTVTGSDVDCVTTACFVASFSSAQEADATPVDYRADRSQDVLVPVTFADVTDPEPEPPAVAVAPDPAVQGEPVTFTGIGLVPGTTVAAVVDRDEAPVGAGTLDWGVKASFRNYITGPIAHGSIEVRDPASENADGTYRFADGTGDATALSFGGEVYFSGHDMGAGPLLELTITDPRVQVASATDGVLVADVVSKSLASGELVTYDDVELAALDFTGHPVTETDGVVAAADVPATLTEDGVAAFADFYAAGTELDPVTFSVPVDETAAARLARAAVEAGTGTVGDDGTVEIGWTVPAEFAVGGHTVDLVVAEESLARATFTVEAADEEPEPEPDPEPSVTVDPGSVAQGETVTFAGTDFGAEESVEATIVVDAATEELTFDNDHGQAVTVRSADGTPLVQRDGRLLVVDGGELDVTLTGLEPTSEENTPDAPAGFYLLTAVDNGPGEVATPAIGGADTTGETGTSRWITNFPYPGSEDVVVPIEDGVAETPIALVAADEYADCDAGCVLYLRTDHRSAANRAFDLRVPLEFVSAAELAEAAQADPVTVTGTTSADGSVELEWTVPADSPVGPATVTLRGAESERSASAEFTVAAASTGDDGSESGDDDGVDESGADDGGDDVGSDNGTEDGDGPLPDTGTDPLFVLGVGVLLLAGGIAVALYDRRRRA; this is translated from the coding sequence GTGAGGACCACAACGTTCAGGCGGACCGTCGCGACGGTGCTCGCCGCCGCGCTCGGGACCGGCACGCTGGTCGCCGGCGCCGCGCCCGCCGCCCTCGCGGCCGCCGCCGCCGAGGTCGCCGCCGCCGCACGCGATGCCGTCGACGGCACTCTCGACTGGGGCGTGAAGGCGTCGTTCCGGAACTACATCACCGGGCCGATCGCGCACGGCACGATCGACGTCGGCGACCCCGCGACCCGCAACTCCGACGGCACCTTCCGGTTCGCCGACGCGACCGGCACCGCCGACCCCGACGCCGGCACCGCCGACCTGGCCTTCGCCGGTGAGGTCCGCTTCGCCGGCCACGACATGGGCGCCGGCCCGCTGCTGCAGCTCACCCTCACCGACCCGCGCGTGCAGGTGACGTCGGCGACCGACGGCGTGCTGGTGGCCGACGTGGTGAGCAAGTCGCTGGACTCCGGCGAGCTGGTCACCTACGACGACGTCGAGCTGGCCGACCTGGACCTGACCGGCCACCCGCTGACGTTCGACGGCGACACGGTGTCGGCGGCGGGGGTTCCCGCGACGCTGACCGCCGACGGCGTGCCGGCGTTCGCGAACTTCTACACCGCCGGCACGGCGCTGGACCCGCTGAGCTTCACCGCGACGCTCGAGGCCGCTGACCCGGAGCCGGTGTGGGAACCCGCCATCGAGGTGTTCGCGGCCGACGGCGTCACCCCCGTCGCCGAGGCGGAGCTGACCTACGGCGACACCGTCGTCGTGAAGGGCTCCGGCTTCGACCCGGCCGGCAACGTCGCCCCCGCGGGCAACCGTCCGCCGATCCCGGCCGGCGTCCCCGCGGGCACCTACATCGTGTTCGGCACGTTCGCCGACCAGTGGCGCCCGTCGCAGGGCGCGCCGTCGTCGGCCCGAGTCGTCGGCACGCAGAAGTGGGCGCTGGCCCAGGCCGCCCTGGACCAGGTGCCGGCCCAGTACCAGAGCGCCATCAGGGCCCAGTGGGCCGACGTGGCGCCGGACGGGACGTTCACCGCCGAGCTGACGCTGGCCAAGCCGGTCGACCGCACCACCGGCGAGCCGATCGAGTGGCCGGCGACCGGCGAGCTGGGCGTCTACACCTACGCCGCCGGCGGCACCACGAACGCCGACCAGGAGCTGGCGGCGCCGCTCACCGTGACCGAGCCGGACCCGGACCCGGAGCCGGTCGACGTCACCGACGCCACCTTCGAGTGGGGCATCAACCTGGTCTCGCAGTACGGGTCGCCGGCCGGCGGCTGCAGCTTCTTCGTCGCCGGGATCGCCGACGGCACCGAGGCGAGCTACAAGACGCAGGACGGCGCCGTCCACCTGCTCAAGCGGCTGGACGACGGCCGCGCGACCGCGGTGACGGCGGAGAACCGCTGCTACCCGCTGGTCGACGACAAGATCAACCAGCGCGCGCTGTTCACCGAGGGCGCGGGCGAGCTGGACGCGACCGGCGCCGGCAGCATCGCCTGGACCGGCGCGTTCACCATCTACTCCTACGGCGGCATGGTGCCGTGGTACGTCAAGGACCCGGTGCTGACGCTGGACGGCGAGGGCAACGGCGCCATCGCGGCGGAGGTCGGCGGGTTCGCGTCGTCGATGGAGGACCCGACCGTCAAGGAGCCGCTGGACCCCGAGCCGGGCGTCACCATCCTCGAGCTCTCCGGCGTCACGATCGACGACGGCGTCGTCTCCGGCACGCCGGTCTACCAGGGTGTGGACTACTTCCCGCTCAACGACCCCACGGACCCGGAGTCGGGCCGGCGCGAGACGTCGGCGATCCCGGACGACGCGAAGGCGGCCAACCCGAACTGGGGCTCGTGGCCGACGCCGATCGTCGACTTCCAGTACCGCACGGGGCTGTCGTCGTACTGGCACACCAGCGGCCTCAGCGCCGACCCGAACAAGCCGCCGCTGCCCGTCCTGATCGAGCTGGACGGCGGGGTGCCCGAGTTCGTCGACGTCGCGCCGATCAGCATCGTCCAGCAGCCGCAGTGGGCGCTCGTCGTCACCGGTGAGGACGCCACGTTCAGCGTCACCGCCGAGAGCGAGGCGGCGCTGACCTACCAGTGGCAGCGGCGCGCCCCGGGCACGGCGGACTGGGTGGACATCGAGGGCGCCACCGGTACCACGCTGACGCTGCCCGGCATGACCGCGGCCGACACCGGCACCTACGTCCGCGTGGTGGTCGGCAACGGCACCATCGCGGCGACCTCGGACGCGGCCGGCGTGCAGGCCCAGGACGCGCAGGCGCCGAACCTGTGGTCGTCGCCCGAGGACGTCACCACGTTCGCCGGCTACAAGGCCCAGTTCAACGCCGACATCGCCGGCTGGCCGAGGCCCACCTACCAGTGGCAGACCAGCGACGACGGCGGCGACACCTGGACCGACGACGGCGAGGCGGGGCAGTCGCCGTCGCTCGAGCTCACCGGCGTCACGGCCGGCCAGGACGGGCTGCTGGTCCGCGTGGTCGGCAGCAACGGCCGCGGGCCGGACGTCGTCACCGAGCCGGCCGAGCTGACCGTGCTGCCGGCGCCGGCCGAGCCGACGCTGCGATTCCCCTCCGGCACCGAGCTGGACCCGGCCGACGAGTTCCTGGTGGTCCAGGCGTTGGGCGGCGGTTACCCGGTGCCTACCGGCGACACCATCATGGCCGTCGTCGAGGCCGACGTGTGGGCCGCCCGCGACGACACGTTCGATGCCGAGACCGAAGCGGTCGCGTGGTCGAACCTGCAGTCGGTCAACTTCACCGACGGGTTCGTCGACGCCGGGCTGTACGTCGGCCCGGGGCTGATCGACCCGGCGAAGGACTACGTGTTCGTCACGTACAGCACCACGCCGGGCGACCACACCCACGACGCCGAGGTGGCGATCCCGTTCGCCGAGGGCGAGCCGACGTGGGAGCCGTCGATCGAGGTCTTCGCGGCCGACGGCGTCACCCCGGCCGCCGAGGCGGAGCTGGCCTACGGCGACACCGTCGTCGTGAAGGGCTCCGGTTTCGACCCGGCCGGCAACGTCGCGCCGGAGGGCAACCGTCCGCCGATCCCGGCCGGCGTCCCCGCGGGCACGTACGTCGTGCTCGGCACGTTCGCCGACCAGTGGCGACCGTCGGAGGGCGCGCCGTCGTCGGCCCGGGTCACCTCCACGCAGAAGTGGGCGCTGGCCGAGGCCGCGCTGGACCAGGTGCCGGCGCAGTTCCAGGGCGCCATCCGCGCGCAGTGGGTGGAGGTCGCGGCGGACGGCACGTTCACGGCCGAGCTGACGCTGGCGAAGCCGGCGGACCGCACGACGGGTGAGCCGGTGGAGTGGCCGGCCGACGGGACGCTGGGTGTCTACACCTACGCCGCGGGCGGCACGACCAACGCCGACCAGGAGCTGTCGGTCCCGCTGACCGTCACCGAGGACGAGGAGCCGGCCGGGCCGTCGCTCACGTTGTCGGCCTCGGCCGGGCTGGACAACGCCGGCACCAACGTCGTCGACGCGACCGGCGCCGGTTTCGACCCGCAGACCGCGATCGAGGTCGTGCAGGCGGTCCGCGTGGAGGGCGCGGACCCGACGACCTGGCCGAAGGCGATCGGCGCGGCCCGTGTCATGACCACCCCCGCCGGGGAGTTCCTGGTCCCGGCGTCGCTGAACCAGGTGACCTCGCGGTTCGTGCCCACCGGCAGTGGTGACGTCTACGACTGCAAGGTCGTGGAGTGCGTCGTGCTGGCCTACGACTTCGGCGACCAGGCCGACCGGACCCAGGACGTGTGGGTGCCGATCGCGTTCGACGACGCCGAGCGGCCCGCGCCGTCGGCGACGCTGGACACCACCGAGTTCCCGGCCGAGGGCGGCGCCACCACGGTGACCGGCGGCGGGTTCATCGCCGGCGACCACCTGCTGGTCGTGCAGACCAGCGCGCTGGGCACGGCCGCCGACCCGCGCGAGCTGCCGCGCAACCCCGCCGGCACCAGCCAGCTGGTCCCCGGTGAGGGCGACGGTGCGTTCGCGTTGCGCCTCACCGACGTGACGCCCACCTTCACGACGGCCGACGGCGTGACCGTCGACTGCCGCGAGGTGGAGTGCGCCGTGGCGGTCTTCCCGAGCCGCCGCGCCGACCTGGGCCAGAGCGTGTTCGTCCCGATCACGTTCGCCGAGGACGAGCCGCCGGCCGGCGACAGCTACCTCGACTGGGGCGTCAAGGCGTCGTTCCGCAGCTACATCACCGGCCCGATCGCGCACGGCTCCATCGAGGTGCGCGAGCCGGCGACGCAGAACGACGACGGCACGTACCGGTTCAACGACGGCACGGGGACCGGCTCCGCGTCGGAGGCGGCGCTGTCGTTCGGCGGCGAGGTCTACTTCTCGGGCCACGACATGGGCGCCGGCCCGCTGCTCGAGCTGACCATCACCGACCCGCGGGTCACCGTGTCGTCGGCTACGGCGGGCGTGCTGGTCGCCGACGTGGTCAGCAAGTCGCTGTCGTCGGGCGAACTGGTCACCTACGACGACGTGGAGTTCGCCGAGCTCGACTTCGCCGAGCACCCGGTGACCGTGACCGACGGGGTGGCCTCGGCGACCGGCGTCCCGGCCGCGCTGACGGCCGCCGGCGCCGAGGCGTTCGCCGGCTTCTACGCCGCCGGCACCGAGCTGGACGCCGTGACGTTCACCGTCGCCCTCGAGGACGAGCCGCCGGCGCCGACGCCGACCGTCACTGTCTCGGAGGTGGCCGACCTCGACCCGTACGCCGACCAGATCACCGTCGCCGGGTCCGGCTTCACGGCCGCCGACCTGGCCGGCGGGCTGCGGGTGGGCATCGGCGAGCCGACCGGCGACGGCAGCGTGCCGGCGCTGGACCCGGTGGAGACCGTGACCTTCGAGCCGGCCGGCCTGCTCGGGTTCGCCCGGGCAGCGCTGCTCGGCGAGTTCGAGGTCACGCTCACCACCCAGGCGGTGGCGCCGGGCACGACGCTGGCGGTCCACACGTCGCCGGTCGACCCGGAGGCGGACCCGGCGTTCACGACGCAGACGCCGATCAGGTTCGCTGACGTGCGGACCCCGCAGCTCACCGTCACCCCGTCGGAGGAGCTGGCGGTCGGTACCGAGGTGATCATCGAGGGCACCGGCTTCGCGCCGAACCGCCGCATCTCGCTGGCGTTCACCGGGGGCGTCGAGCAGGACCCCGAGTACGGCTGGCCGACCGGCTGGCTGCAGCACGAGGTCGTGCAAGCCGGCGCCGACGGCACGCTGTCGCGGACGCTGGTCGTGGCGGGCACCGTCACCGGCAGCGACGTGGACTGCGTGACGACCGCCTGCTTCGTGGCGAGCTTCAGCTCGGCGCAGGAGGCCGACGCGACGCCGGTGGACTACCGCGCCGACCGGAGCCAGGACGTGCTGGTCCCGGTGACGTTCGCCGACGTGACCGACCCCGAGCCGGAGCCGCCGGCTGTCGCCGTCGCTCCCGACCCGGCCGTGCAGGGCGAGCCCGTGACCTTCACCGGCATCGGGCTCGTGCCCGGCACGACGGTGGCGGCAGTGGTCGACCGCGACGAGGCGCCGGTGGGTGCCGGCACGCTCGACTGGGGCGTCAAGGCGTCGTTCCGGAACTACATCACCGGTCCGATCGCGCACGGCTCCATAGAGGTGCGCGACCCGGCGAGCGAGAACGCCGACGGCACGTACCGCTTCGCCGACGGCACGGGCGATGCGACCGCGCTGTCGTTCGGCGGCGAGGTCTACTTCTCCGGTCACGACATGGGCGCCGGCCCGCTGCTCGAGCTGACCATCACCGACCCGCGGGTTCAGGTGGCCTCGGCGACCGACGGCGTGCTGGTGGCCGACGTGGTCAGCAAGTCGCTGGCCAGCGGCGAGCTGGTGACCTACGACGACGTCGAGCTGGCGGCGCTGGACTTCACCGGCCACCCGGTGACCGAGACGGACGGCGTCGTCGCGGCGGCGGACGTGCCGGCGACGCTGACGGAGGACGGCGTGGCGGCGTTCGCGGACTTCTACGCCGCGGGCACCGAGCTGGACCCCGTCACGTTCTCGGTGCCGGTCGACGAGACCGCGGCAGCCCGCCTGGCGCGCGCGGCGGTCGAGGCCGGCACCGGCACCGTCGGCGACGACGGCACGGTCGAGATCGGCTGGACCGTTCCGGCCGAGTTCGCGGTCGGCGGGCACACCGTCGACCTGGTGGTCGCGGAGGAGTCGCTGGCGCGTGCGACGTTCACCGTGGAGGCGGCCGACGAGGAACCCGAGCCCGAACCGGACCCGGAGCCGTCGGTCACCGTCGACCCCGGGTCGGTGGCGCAGGGCGAGACGGTGACGTTCGCCGGCACCGACTTCGGCGCCGAGGAGAGTGTCGAGGCGACGATCGTCGTCGACGCCGCGACCGAGGAGCTCACCTTCGACAACGACCACGGCCAGGCCGTCACGGTGCGGTCGGCGGACGGTACTCCGCTGGTGCAGCGCGACGGCAGGCTGCTGGTCGTCGACGGTGGGGAGCTGGACGTGACGCTCACCGGGCTCGAGCCGACGAGCGAGGAGAACACGCCGGACGCGCCGGCCGGGTTCTACCTGCTGACGGCCGTCGACAACGGCCCCGGCGAGGTGGCGACGCCGGCCATCGGCGGCGCCGACACTACTGGCGAGACCGGCACGTCGCGGTGGATCACCAACTTCCCATACCCGGGGAGCGAGGACGTCGTGGTGCCCATCGAGGACGGCGTGGCCGAGACGCCGATCGCGCTGGTGGCGGCCGACGAGTACGCCGACTGCGACGCCGGCTGCGTGCTGTACCTGCGCACCGACCACCGCTCGGCGGCGAACCGCGCGTTCGACCTGCGGGTGCCGCTGGAGTTCGTGAGCGCCGCCGAGCTGGCCGAGGCGGCGCAGGCCGACCCGGTGACCGTCACCGGCACGACGTCGGCCGACGGTTCCGTCGAGCTGGAGTGGACCGTGCCGGCCGACTCGCCGGTCGGCCCGGCGACGGTCACGCTGCGAGGAGCGGAGTCCGAGCGGTCCGCATCGGCGGAGTTCACGGTGGCGGCCGCCTCGACGGGCGACGACGGCTCGGAGTCGGGCGACGACGACGGCGTCGACGAGAGCGGCGCGGACGACGGCGGGGACGACGTCGGGTCGGACAACGGGACCGAGGACGGCGACGGGCCGCTGCCCGACACCGGCACGGACCCGCTGTTCGTCCTGGGAGTCGGCGTGCTGCTGCTGGCCGGCGGCATCGCGGTTGCGCTGTACGACCGGCGGCGCCGAGCCTGA
- a CDS encoding heme/hemin ABC transporter substrate-binding protein, with protein sequence MPERPAGSGSAAEQDPREILGPSTATVDQTVFPVADDVTPALPVTVHSCDGETVVIDDASRILAVDLYGTLAEIVFSLGLGDRVVGRDASTGFPQAADLPLVTPGGHDMNAEAILELDPTVVLTDASVGPPEVQQQLRDAGIPVVFFDDARDLDRIPSQIRAVAGALGVPEAGEQLVERTSGEIADALALAPAGADPLRIAFLYTRGGMVQLLAGPGSGADAMIRSIGAVDVGTDIGLDRPFTQITSEALIEAAPDVIIMMTKGLESIGGVDGMLKLPGVAQTPAGEKLRVVDMADSVLLSFGPRTGRTIEALAHAVYQP encoded by the coding sequence TTGCCTGAGCGCCCGGCGGGTTCCGGGTCGGCCGCGGAACAGGACCCGCGCGAGATCCTCGGGCCGTCCACCGCGACGGTCGATCAGACGGTCTTCCCGGTGGCCGACGACGTGACACCCGCGCTCCCGGTGACGGTGCACTCCTGCGACGGCGAGACCGTCGTCATCGACGACGCCAGCCGCATCCTCGCCGTCGACCTCTACGGCACGCTGGCCGAGATCGTGTTCAGCCTCGGCCTCGGCGACCGGGTCGTCGGCCGCGACGCCTCGACCGGCTTCCCGCAGGCGGCGGACCTGCCGCTGGTCACGCCCGGCGGGCACGACATGAACGCCGAGGCGATCCTCGAGCTGGACCCGACCGTCGTACTCACCGACGCCAGCGTCGGCCCGCCCGAGGTGCAGCAGCAGCTGCGCGACGCCGGCATCCCGGTGGTCTTCTTCGACGACGCCCGCGACCTCGACCGCATCCCGAGCCAGATCCGCGCGGTCGCCGGCGCCCTGGGCGTCCCCGAGGCCGGCGAGCAGCTGGTCGAGCGGACGTCCGGCGAGATCGCCGACGCACTGGCGCTCGCCCCGGCCGGCGCCGACCCGCTGCGCATCGCGTTCCTCTACACCCGCGGCGGCATGGTGCAGCTGCTGGCCGGCCCGGGCTCGGGCGCCGACGCGATGATCCGCTCGATCGGCGCCGTCGACGTCGGCACCGACATCGGGCTGGACCGGCCGTTCACGCAGATCACGTCCGAGGCGCTGATCGAGGCCGCCCCCGACGTCATCATCATGATGACCAAGGGCCTCGAGTCCATCGGCGGCGTCGACGGCATGCTGAAGCTGCCCGGCGTCGCGCAGACTCCGGCCGGCGAGAAGCTGCGCGTCGTCGACATGGCCGACTCCGTCCTGCTCAGCTTCGGGCCGCGCACGGGCCGCACCATCGAGGCGCTCGCGCACGCCGTCTACCAGCCATGA
- a CDS encoding dihydrofolate reductase family protein: MGTLIYEMITSLDGYTADADGNFGWNAPDEELHRFVGEASRGVGTYLYGRRMYETMVYWETAHTLPDQPEFVVEWARQWQAADKVVYSTTLESVSSERTRLERTFDPDAVRELKASAGHDLTVDGPALAASALRAGLVDEVGQYIAPVVVGGGTRFLPDDLRLDLELVREHRFGNGVVYVHYRVRQESTR, translated from the coding sequence ATGGGAACCCTGATCTACGAGATGATCACGTCGCTGGACGGCTACACCGCCGACGCCGACGGGAACTTCGGCTGGAACGCCCCGGACGAGGAGCTGCACAGGTTCGTCGGCGAGGCGTCCCGGGGAGTCGGCACGTACCTCTACGGCCGGCGAATGTACGAGACGATGGTCTACTGGGAGACCGCCCACACCCTCCCCGACCAGCCCGAGTTCGTCGTCGAGTGGGCGCGCCAGTGGCAGGCGGCCGACAAGGTCGTGTACTCGACGACGCTCGAGTCCGTGAGCAGCGAACGGACCCGGCTGGAGCGCACGTTCGACCCCGACGCCGTCCGCGAGCTCAAGGCGAGCGCGGGTCACGACCTCACCGTCGACGGGCCGGCGCTCGCCGCGTCGGCGCTGCGGGCCGGACTGGTCGACGAGGTGGGGCAGTACATCGCGCCGGTGGTCGTCGGCGGCGGCACCCGCTTCCTGCCCGACGACCTCCGGCTCGACCTGGAGCTGGTGCGCGAGCACCGGTTCGGCAACGGCGTCGTGTACGTCCACTACCGAGTCCGCCAGGAGTCGACACGATGA
- a CDS encoding LysE family translocator, producing the protein MVSTGALLGITAVALGLVLTPGPNMIYLVSRSVMQGRRAGLISLTGVAAGFFVYLLAAAAGIAAVFSLVPALYTALKIAGAAYLLWLAWKAIRPGGESVFTPKPLPADPPRRLFAMGLVTNLLNPKIAILYVSLLPHFVDPSRGSVAAQSVVLGLTQIVVALTVNALIVLTAGSLSSFLGSRPVWLRVQRWVMGSVLAALAVRMLADRSKPIAAAT; encoded by the coding sequence ATGGTGAGTACAGGGGCGCTGCTCGGAATCACGGCTGTCGCGCTGGGCCTCGTGCTCACGCCCGGGCCGAACATGATCTACCTGGTGTCGCGGTCCGTGATGCAGGGGCGGCGAGCCGGGCTGATCTCGCTGACCGGTGTCGCGGCCGGGTTCTTCGTCTACCTGCTCGCCGCCGCGGCAGGCATCGCGGCCGTCTTCTCGCTGGTCCCGGCGCTGTACACGGCGCTGAAGATCGCCGGCGCGGCCTATCTGCTCTGGCTGGCGTGGAAGGCGATCCGACCCGGTGGTGAGTCGGTGTTCACGCCGAAGCCGCTGCCCGCCGACCCGCCACGCCGGCTGTTCGCCATGGGCCTGGTGACGAACCTGCTGAACCCGAAGATCGCGATCCTCTATGTGTCGCTGCTGCCGCACTTCGTCGACCCGTCGCGCGGCAGCGTGGCGGCGCAGAGCGTGGTGCTCGGGCTGACCCAGATCGTGGTCGCGCTGACGGTGAACGCGCTGATCGTGCTCACCGCCGGGTCGCTGTCGTCGTTCCTCGGCTCGCGGCCGGTGTGGTTGCGGGTGCAGCGCTGGGTCATGGGCTCGGTGTTGGCGGCCCTGGCCGTGCGGATGCTCGCCGACCGGTCCAAGCCGATCGCCGCCGCGACCTGA
- a CDS encoding YciI family protein, translated as MTKYLISFPSGAMDFPAEDFQAVVDASHAVVQQAKDAGVWVFGGGIDESIPPVMVDGDGTVTEGTYPQTRQIEGGYTVLEVPSREAALEWAAKIAVACRCAQEVRAFQYDPAS; from the coding sequence ATGACGAAGTACCTGATCTCCTTCCCGAGTGGCGCCATGGACTTCCCCGCCGAGGACTTCCAGGCGGTCGTCGATGCCTCGCACGCGGTGGTGCAGCAGGCGAAGGACGCAGGCGTCTGGGTGTTCGGCGGCGGAATCGACGAGAGCATCCCGCCCGTCATGGTCGACGGCGACGGCACGGTGACCGAGGGCACGTACCCGCAGACCAGGCAGATCGAGGGCGGCTACACGGTCCTGGAGGTGCCGTCGCGCGAGGCGGCACTGGAATGGGCCGCGAAGATCGCCGTCGCCTGCCGGTGCGCGCAGGAGGTGCGCGCGTTCCAGTACGACCCCGCCAGCTGA